In one window of Microbacterium dextranolyticum DNA:
- a CDS encoding alpha-glucosidase, with protein MTLTTPDAVSVVTPAWWTSAVVYQVYPRSFADGNSDGIGDIRGIIGKLDHLQRLGVDVVWLSPVYRSPQADAGYDISDYQDIDPIFGSLADIDELIADLHSRGMKLVMDLVVNHTSDEHPWFVESRSSLDNPKRDWYWWRDPRPGFAAGQSGAEPTNWESFFSGPTWRLDEATGQYYLHLFDPKQPDLNWENPEVRAAVHGMMRWWLDRGIDGFRMDVINLISKDTTLPDAEPDPATGRGDGFAHYSHGPRLHEFLREMRREVFDGRDALLTVGEMPGVTTEEALLTTDPARRELDMVFQFEHVGLDHGSTKFDPRPLAPGALAASLTKWQDALGETGWNSLYLSNHDQPRTVSRFGNDGEFWRQSATALATMLHLQRGTPYIYQGEEIGMTNGSFPTLDAFRDIESLNFFARAGERGLDPADVLDGLRVNGRDNARTPVQWTGGAQAGFTKGRPWIEVNPNHTWLNADAQYDDPDSVFAYYQRLIALRHERAVIALGTFARVDAGDPAIFAFERSLDTERLFVVTNLSDDTLDAALPASWNHVSPVLANYPDAHGPRLRPWEARVLSSM; from the coding sequence ATGACCCTCACCACTCCCGACGCCGTGTCGGTCGTGACTCCCGCCTGGTGGACGTCGGCCGTCGTCTACCAGGTGTATCCGCGCAGCTTCGCGGACGGGAACTCGGACGGCATCGGCGACATCCGCGGGATCATCGGCAAGCTCGATCACCTGCAGCGGCTGGGTGTCGACGTCGTCTGGCTCTCGCCCGTCTACCGGTCGCCGCAGGCCGATGCCGGCTACGACATCAGCGACTACCAGGACATCGACCCGATCTTCGGCTCGCTCGCCGACATCGACGAGCTCATCGCCGACCTGCATTCCCGCGGCATGAAGCTCGTCATGGATCTCGTCGTGAACCACACCTCGGACGAGCACCCGTGGTTCGTCGAGTCGCGCTCTTCGCTCGACAACCCGAAGCGCGATTGGTACTGGTGGCGCGACCCGCGACCGGGCTTCGCGGCGGGGCAATCCGGTGCCGAGCCCACGAACTGGGAATCGTTCTTCTCGGGCCCCACGTGGCGCCTCGACGAGGCCACCGGTCAGTACTACCTGCACCTGTTCGACCCGAAGCAGCCCGACCTCAACTGGGAGAACCCCGAGGTCCGCGCCGCCGTGCACGGGATGATGCGGTGGTGGCTCGACCGCGGCATCGACGGTTTCCGCATGGACGTCATCAACCTCATCTCGAAGGACACGACGCTCCCGGATGCCGAGCCCGACCCGGCGACCGGCCGCGGTGACGGCTTCGCGCACTATTCCCACGGACCGCGCCTGCACGAGTTCCTGCGGGAGATGCGCCGCGAGGTCTTCGATGGGCGCGACGCGCTGCTGACCGTGGGCGAGATGCCCGGCGTCACGACGGAGGAAGCCCTCCTGACCACCGACCCGGCGCGCCGCGAACTCGACATGGTGTTCCAGTTCGAGCACGTCGGCCTCGATCACGGCTCGACGAAGTTCGACCCGCGCCCTCTGGCGCCGGGCGCGCTCGCCGCCTCGCTCACGAAATGGCAGGATGCCCTCGGTGAGACCGGCTGGAACAGCCTCTATCTCTCGAATCACGACCAGCCGCGCACCGTGTCGCGCTTCGGCAACGACGGAGAGTTCTGGCGTCAGTCGGCGACGGCGCTGGCGACGATGCTGCATCTGCAGCGCGGCACGCCCTATATCTACCAGGGTGAAGAGATCGGCATGACCAACGGGTCGTTCCCGACCCTCGACGCGTTCCGCGATATCGAGAGCCTGAACTTCTTCGCGCGAGCGGGGGAGCGGGGCCTCGACCCGGCCGACGTGCTCGACGGGCTGCGCGTCAACGGTCGCGACAACGCACGCACACCGGTGCAGTGGACCGGCGGCGCACAGGCCGGTTTCACCAAGGGACGGCCGTGGATCGAGGTCAATCCCAATCACACCTGGCTGAACGCCGACGCGCAGTACGACGACCCCGACTCGGTCTTCGCGTACTACCAGCGGCTGATCGCGCTTCGGCACGAGCGCGCGGTCATCGCTCTCGGCACGTTCGCGCGTGTGGATGCCGGTGACCCGGCGATCTTCGCGTTCGAGAGATCTCTCGACACAGAGCGTCTGTTCGTCGTCACCAACCTCTCCGACGACACGCTCGACGCGGCGCTGCCCGCGTCGTGGAACCACGTGTCGCCGGTCCTGGCGAACTACCCGGACGCGCACGGCCCTCGGCTGCGCCCGTGGGAGGCGCGCGTGCTCTCCTCCATGTGA
- a CDS encoding carbohydrate ABC transporter permease, whose product MTVQTVETATPASVPASVPPAVRKSKGHLRRGVSGWVVLIVVAVCALLMLFPFWLALINAFKPGSEYIQDGPLALPTTLNFQALLDFWAGVNFNQKLLNSVIISGSVALIAAAISLLSAYAIGIGRIKGRVWILAVFMLAFTIPQEALVYPLFILTRSLGLYDTQLGVIIILAVLQSAFGTYMLASVLGSFPAEVLEAARIDGASRTQILLRIVLPLTRPTLAVLVTFFFIWTWNDFFLPLVLLPSAANQTVSVALGALSGQYTSDPTALAAASLAGILPAFIFFLIFQRTLMRGVNIGAIK is encoded by the coding sequence ATGACCGTCCAGACCGTCGAAACGGCGACGCCCGCCTCCGTCCCGGCATCCGTGCCGCCGGCGGTTCGTAAGAGCAAGGGGCACCTGCGCCGCGGAGTCAGCGGCTGGGTCGTGCTGATCGTGGTGGCCGTCTGCGCCCTGCTGATGCTCTTCCCGTTCTGGCTGGCGCTCATCAACGCCTTCAAGCCCGGCTCGGAGTACATCCAGGACGGTCCGCTGGCGCTGCCCACCACCCTGAACTTCCAGGCGCTGCTCGACTTCTGGGCCGGCGTCAACTTCAACCAGAAGCTCCTCAACAGCGTCATCATCAGCGGTAGCGTCGCCCTCATCGCCGCGGCGATCAGCCTGCTGAGCGCCTATGCGATCGGCATCGGCCGGATCAAGGGGCGGGTGTGGATCCTCGCGGTCTTCATGCTCGCCTTCACGATCCCGCAGGAGGCGCTGGTCTACCCGCTGTTCATCCTCACGCGCAGCCTCGGGCTCTACGACACCCAGCTGGGCGTGATCATCATCCTCGCCGTGCTGCAGAGCGCATTCGGCACGTACATGCTCGCCTCCGTGCTGGGCTCGTTCCCCGCCGAAGTGCTCGAGGCCGCCCGCATCGACGGCGCATCGCGCACGCAGATCCTCTTGCGTATCGTGCTGCCGCTGACGCGCCCGACCCTCGCGGTGCTCGTCACGTTCTTCTTCATCTGGACGTGGAACGACTTCTTCCTGCCGCTCGTGCTGCTGCCGAGTGCGGCGAACCAGACCGTGTCGGTCGCGCTCGGCGCGCTGAGCGGGCAGTACACCAGCGACCCGACGGCGCTCGCCGCCGCGTCGTTGGCGGGCATCCTGCCGGCTTTCATCTTCTTCCTGATCTTCCAGCGCACCCTCATGCGCGGCGTCAATATCGGAGCCATCAAATGA
- a CDS encoding glucodextranase DOMON-like domain-containing protein, with the protein MTRARHSRWGIAATAALVASLLGATAAPAAAAPEAAAAPPAHGPIDSSALTTWGHDKVDTTTGPIADDAVRGSEFYSASVSLASAPDTAYSSFVYMNVPRSGEGKRGYDEQDGAEFSSSADLSMSWSSFEYSEDVWVNVTLTTGQHISSADQVTVRPTSLNLEKQLVDSSTIRVKVPYSAQGLRFSVEFDPQQLTSYNDMSGDSGVLTTVAAGNRAVATEPQNSMLVFANPKLTGSERDRLIPTDASGTIYKPAPGLVNDLDHMTADILYFEPGTYYMGDDYRAQLPANVKWIYLAPGAYVKGAFRFPDSSQPAYKVTGRGVLSGEQYVYEANTAEGYAHNTKENCHVDCVKMLQFESSNKGQTLDMEGLTINAPPYHSFVVYAHDETGEIGVENFRMDVSNYKQVGSWYWQTDGLELYPDGHMRDTFFHANDDVLKLYHSDVKIERTVIWKNENGPVIQWGWTPRNIDGVTVSDTDIIHNRMGWKDVKYNTCVFNSSSHWEDMGATDRADVSTTVKNMHFTNTRVEGAVNCGIRIFALSNTENIQIDGFSVDAWNGLGSASQVSLLQRYTDRSGAKVTIGNEMTDRNGILLHDYSVGGVPILKSGDKWASDELGRLNFDVDTWDDWNATSDDAPTGTAPQLAVDGLADGSVATARNLTVTGTTDAPRVSVTVNGVTSDATVAGGAFTAPVTLPDITNRIVVTATGANGVETVVRRTITALGTVVGSLTDPTGDDNGPGSYTYPTDSAFNPGSFDLTGLTVYRDGDTVRFVTKVAGEVRNPWFGQGMSTQRVNIYLRDGDSTATTPLLPGTNTSAAGAWTRAIVASGRFADSPYGAGVFTPDGQRIARPTIEVNGAAGEIIASVPASTLGDVDLSKTGYQVSMFADAESGEGVGNVRPIYSTECAQGVGCPDFVGPYRGAGGAGSFDGDLASRDTDTRDSNAFDMITGDADQHTVMDWTRGPVVAPYVVLDTSDAPVERTPEASLTAARVTAGGQIVVTGSQFGANEGISLWLQAAPAAAARATDVGAAALAEFSADASGAFAQTATVPANLAAGAYRLEVRGASSGSVWFDLTVDAANTGGGGTDTGHGDGGSSAQPGGSVSAPTTGGTSGASHLEATGGEFSPWPLWGAGALLLAGAIALVVARRRRSHSID; encoded by the coding sequence ATGACACGCGCACGGCACTCGAGATGGGGGATTGCCGCCACGGCCGCCCTCGTCGCATCCCTCCTCGGGGCGACGGCGGCTCCCGCCGCCGCCGCCCCGGAGGCGGCTGCGGCACCACCCGCGCACGGGCCGATCGACAGCTCGGCGCTGACCACGTGGGGCCATGACAAGGTCGACACCACCACCGGACCGATCGCCGACGACGCCGTGCGCGGGTCGGAGTTCTACTCGGCATCGGTCAGTCTCGCGAGCGCGCCCGACACGGCCTACAGCTCGTTCGTCTACATGAACGTGCCGCGCAGCGGCGAAGGCAAGCGCGGGTACGACGAGCAGGACGGCGCGGAGTTCTCCTCGAGCGCCGACCTCTCGATGAGCTGGTCGAGCTTCGAGTACTCCGAAGACGTGTGGGTCAACGTCACACTGACCACGGGCCAGCACATCTCATCGGCCGACCAGGTCACCGTGCGCCCCACGAGCCTGAACCTCGAGAAGCAGCTGGTCGACTCATCCACGATCCGGGTCAAGGTCCCCTACAGCGCGCAGGGGCTGCGCTTCTCGGTCGAGTTCGACCCTCAGCAGCTCACGTCGTACAACGACATGAGCGGCGACAGCGGTGTGCTCACGACGGTGGCCGCCGGCAACCGCGCGGTCGCCACCGAGCCGCAGAACTCGATGCTCGTCTTCGCCAACCCGAAGCTCACCGGCAGCGAGCGCGATCGGCTGATCCCGACGGATGCCTCGGGCACCATCTACAAGCCGGCACCCGGCCTCGTGAACGATCTCGACCACATGACGGCCGACATCCTCTACTTCGAGCCCGGCACGTACTACATGGGCGACGACTACCGCGCGCAGCTGCCGGCGAACGTGAAGTGGATCTACCTCGCGCCGGGTGCCTACGTGAAGGGTGCGTTCCGTTTCCCCGACTCGTCGCAGCCCGCGTACAAGGTGACCGGACGTGGCGTGCTCTCGGGCGAGCAGTACGTCTATGAGGCCAACACCGCTGAGGGATACGCGCACAACACGAAGGAGAACTGTCACGTCGACTGCGTGAAGATGCTGCAGTTCGAATCCTCCAACAAGGGCCAGACGCTCGACATGGAGGGGCTGACGATCAATGCCCCGCCGTACCACTCGTTCGTGGTCTACGCGCACGACGAGACGGGCGAGATCGGCGTCGAGAACTTCCGCATGGATGTCTCGAACTACAAGCAGGTCGGCAGCTGGTACTGGCAGACCGACGGCCTGGAGCTTTACCCCGACGGTCACATGCGCGACACCTTCTTCCACGCGAACGACGACGTGCTGAAGCTGTACCACAGCGACGTGAAGATCGAGCGGACCGTCATCTGGAAGAACGAGAACGGCCCGGTCATCCAGTGGGGCTGGACGCCGCGCAACATCGACGGCGTCACGGTCAGCGACACCGACATCATCCACAACCGCATGGGCTGGAAAGACGTCAAGTACAACACGTGCGTCTTCAACTCGTCGTCGCACTGGGAGGACATGGGCGCGACCGATCGAGCGGATGTCTCGACGACGGTCAAGAACATGCACTTCACGAACACGCGCGTCGAGGGTGCCGTGAACTGCGGCATCCGCATCTTCGCCCTCTCGAACACCGAGAACATCCAGATCGACGGCTTCTCGGTGGACGCCTGGAACGGTCTCGGATCCGCATCGCAGGTCAGCCTGCTCCAGCGGTACACCGACCGCAGCGGCGCGAAGGTCACGATCGGCAACGAGATGACCGATCGCAACGGCATCCTGCTGCACGACTACAGCGTGGGCGGAGTGCCGATCCTGAAGTCGGGCGACAAGTGGGCCAGCGACGAGCTGGGACGGCTGAACTTCGACGTCGACACCTGGGACGACTGGAACGCGACGAGCGACGACGCGCCCACGGGCACCGCGCCCCAGCTCGCGGTCGACGGCCTCGCTGACGGATCGGTCGCCACGGCGCGCAACCTGACCGTGACCGGGACGACGGATGCCCCGCGCGTGAGCGTCACGGTCAACGGCGTCACGTCGGACGCGACCGTCGCGGGCGGCGCGTTCACGGCGCCCGTGACCCTGCCCGACATCACGAATCGCATCGTCGTCACCGCCACCGGCGCGAACGGTGTGGAGACGGTCGTGCGCCGCACCATCACCGCCCTGGGCACGGTCGTCGGATCGCTCACCGACCCCACCGGGGACGACAACGGTCCGGGCAGCTACACGTACCCGACCGACAGTGCCTTCAACCCGGGCAGCTTCGACCTCACCGGTCTCACGGTGTACCGGGACGGCGACACCGTGCGCTTCGTGACGAAGGTCGCCGGCGAGGTCCGCAACCCCTGGTTCGGACAGGGCATGAGCACGCAGCGGGTCAACATCTATCTGCGTGACGGCGACTCGACCGCGACGACCCCGCTGCTGCCGGGGACGAACACGTCGGCGGCCGGTGCATGGACGCGGGCGATCGTGGCCTCGGGTCGCTTCGCCGACAGCCCGTACGGAGCCGGCGTATTCACGCCCGACGGTCAGCGCATCGCGCGCCCGACGATCGAGGTGAACGGTGCCGCCGGTGAGATCATCGCATCGGTGCCGGCGAGCACCCTCGGCGACGTGGACCTCTCGAAAACCGGGTACCAGGTGTCGATGTTCGCCGACGCGGAGTCGGGCGAGGGTGTCGGCAACGTCCGCCCGATCTACAGCACCGAATGCGCGCAGGGTGTCGGATGCCCCGACTTCGTCGGTCCGTACCGAGGAGCCGGCGGCGCCGGCAGTTTCGACGGCGACCTGGCCTCTCGTGACACCGACACGCGGGACTCCAACGCGTTCGACATGATCACCGGCGACGCCGACCAGCACACCGTCATGGACTGGACGCGCGGCCCCGTCGTGGCCCCCTACGTCGTGCTCGACACGTCCGATGCTCCCGTCGAGCGCACGCCCGAGGCATCCCTCACCGCGGCGCGCGTGACCGCGGGGGGACAGATCGTCGTCACCGGGTCGCAGTTCGGTGCGAACGAAGGGATCAGCCTGTGGCTGCAGGCGGCCCCCGCGGCGGCGGCGCGTGCGACAGACGTCGGCGCCGCAGCGCTGGCGGAGTTCTCCGCCGACGCGAGCGGCGCGTTCGCCCAGACGGCGACCGTGCCGGCGAACCTCGCGGCCGGGGCCTACCGCCTCGAGGTGCGCGGTGCGTCCTCCGGCTCGGTCTGGTTCGACCTCACGGTCGACGCGGCGAACACGGGCGGCGGGGGAACCGACACCGGTCACGGCGACGGAGGCTCCTCGGCTCAGCCCGGCGGGTCCGTGTCGGCGCCGACGACCGGCGGCACATCGGGAGCGAGCCACCTCGAAGCGACGGGCGGCGAGTTCTCGCCGTGGCCGCTGTGGGGCGCCGGTGCGCTGCTGCTGGCGGGGGCGATCGCCCTCGTGGTCGCACGCCGACGTCGCAGCCACTCGATCGATTGA
- a CDS encoding carbohydrate ABC transporter permease: MTTMTAKAPRTTGRNRLEPAGGYWAYLIPGAIGFAAVVLVPFGMNVYLSLTRYRGVGTPQFIGFDNYTRLFADPTFWTSFLNSLVFIVAMAIIPTIFGVLIAAVLFDYIAPRFGSRASSIMRAMFYLPQILPIAVAGVLWKWMYQPEYGVINSILDALGLSALRQNWLGDPSIAIFAVVNVLIWLQIGYTVVIFMAGLSRVDPSLYEAAELDGAGWMTRFRVITLNQLRPEIAVVVITTSVAALKVFAPIFVLTKGGPGTSTIVPAYFSFYNFFTTTQVGYGAAVATVLALVVTIVAVGLLLFQTRSSEGFEK; encoded by the coding sequence ATGACCACAATGACCGCCAAAGCGCCGCGAACGACCGGGCGCAATCGGCTCGAGCCGGCCGGCGGATACTGGGCCTACCTCATCCCCGGAGCCATCGGCTTCGCCGCGGTGGTGCTCGTCCCCTTCGGGATGAACGTGTATCTGAGCCTCACCCGCTACCGCGGTGTCGGCACCCCGCAGTTCATCGGTTTCGACAACTACACCCGTTTGTTCGCCGACCCGACGTTCTGGACCTCGTTCCTCAACAGCCTCGTCTTCATCGTCGCGATGGCGATCATCCCCACGATCTTCGGCGTGCTGATCGCCGCGGTGCTGTTCGACTACATCGCCCCGCGCTTCGGCAGCCGGGCTTCCAGCATCATGCGCGCGATGTTCTACCTGCCGCAGATCCTCCCGATCGCGGTGGCCGGTGTGCTCTGGAAGTGGATGTACCAGCCCGAGTACGGCGTCATCAACAGCATCCTCGACGCGCTCGGCCTCTCCGCACTGCGGCAGAACTGGCTCGGCGACCCCAGCATCGCCATCTTCGCCGTCGTCAACGTGTTGATCTGGCTGCAGATCGGCTACACGGTCGTCATCTTCATGGCCGGTCTCTCGCGTGTCGACCCCTCGCTCTACGAGGCGGCCGAGCTCGACGGCGCCGGGTGGATGACCCGCTTCCGGGTGATCACGCTGAACCAGCTGCGCCCCGAGATCGCCGTCGTGGTGATCACGACGAGTGTCGCCGCTCTGAAGGTGTTCGCCCCGATCTTCGTGCTGACCAAGGGAGGACCGGGCACGAGCACCATCGTTCCCGCCTACTTCTCCTTCTACAACTTCTTCACCACCACCCAGGTCGGCTACGGCGCGGCCGTCGCCACCGTGCTGGCGCTGGTCGTGACCATCGTCGCCGTCGGGCTGCTCCTGTTCCAGACCCGCAGCTCGGAAGGGTTCGAGAAATGA
- a CDS encoding glucodextranase DOMON-like domain-containing protein → MSGTRITLVGMAIAVAIVGSALSPGASASAAPGGSGAVAPLAPRAALGQTVSGPVDSDALTTWDHANATATTGPVGGDVVRRSPYYSAAVATASDESAAHRSFVYMNVPRNGNGKVGYSGQDGAEFAADNDLSMSWTSFEYAQDVWVTVTLETSQPITSADDVIIRPSSLSWEKQVVDSSSIRVKVPYSPQGYRFSVEFAPQQMKVYSAAADGALTTSAQGNRFVEEEPRNAMLVFANPKLTTDERTRTVPTEADGTIYRPQPGPVTNLDSIDADIVYFAPGTYYMGSGYRASLPNRVRWIYIAPGAYVKGAFSFPGSDSVSQYKVTGRGVLSGEQYVYEADTTQPGYTHSTGSNCHGSCVKMLQLSASPYTNQTLDLEGVTVNAPPYHSFVVYSFQNGVEVEPQNFRMDVSNYKQVGSWYWQTDGIELYPHGTMRDTFFHANDDVLKLYHSDLDIRRTVIWKNENGPVFQWGWGPRSIDGVSVSDTDVIHNRMGWNDVKFNTCVFNSSSAWQDMGSTSYADPGQTVKNMTFTGTRVEGAVNCGLRVFAQSNTENIRIDGFAVDAWNQLDPPAQASTFVAHANASGQKVQLGDEMTDRRGLLLHDYTVGGVPVVKAGSSANWGVGQLGRLAFGADVDANWNATATPPSPPQLTVDTPTDASVLTSRSIVVSGRTNAPAVAVHIDGVSSVAVVSGGVFRASVVVPVGRHSVEVVATGASGLTSRVQRSVVAFGDLVGSLSDPAGDDHGPGGYAYPSDAAFNPGSLDLTGLGVYRDGDVVRFVVSTAGQIQNPWGGQGMSTQRVNIYLQDGSSSTVTALLPGTNTFARGAWSRAIVADGRFADTPFGAGVFNASGARVSSVQWDVDPAGAIEVSVPVSALGGIDLGSVGYQVSMLSSTEPGEGVGNVRPVYSAACGAGVGCPGFVGQYRGSGGAGQFTDAVASRDTDTTDSNAFDLITGNEDQSVVMDWTHGPVIAPYLPLDTARR, encoded by the coding sequence ATGAGCGGTACTCGAATCACACTCGTCGGCATGGCGATCGCTGTCGCGATCGTCGGGTCTGCGCTGTCGCCCGGTGCGTCGGCATCCGCCGCACCGGGCGGATCCGGCGCGGTGGCGCCCCTCGCGCCGCGTGCTGCCCTGGGGCAGACGGTCTCGGGGCCCGTCGACAGCGATGCGCTGACGACGTGGGACCACGCGAACGCCACCGCCACGACAGGGCCCGTCGGCGGCGACGTCGTCCGGCGCTCCCCGTACTACTCGGCCGCCGTCGCCACGGCATCCGATGAGAGCGCCGCGCACCGATCGTTCGTCTACATGAACGTCCCGCGCAACGGAAACGGCAAGGTCGGCTACAGCGGTCAGGACGGGGCGGAGTTCGCCGCCGACAACGACCTGTCGATGAGCTGGACGAGCTTCGAATACGCGCAGGACGTCTGGGTCACGGTGACGTTGGAGACATCTCAGCCGATCACCTCCGCAGACGACGTGATCATCCGGCCGAGCTCCCTCTCGTGGGAGAAGCAGGTCGTCGACTCGTCGTCCATCCGGGTCAAGGTGCCCTACAGTCCGCAGGGCTATCGCTTCTCGGTCGAGTTCGCTCCCCAGCAGATGAAGGTCTACAGTGCGGCCGCCGACGGGGCGCTGACAACGAGCGCGCAGGGCAATCGTTTCGTGGAGGAGGAGCCCCGCAACGCGATGCTCGTCTTCGCGAACCCGAAGCTCACGACCGACGAGCGCACCCGAACCGTGCCGACGGAAGCAGACGGCACCATCTACCGCCCGCAGCCGGGACCGGTCACCAACCTCGACTCGATCGATGCCGACATCGTGTACTTCGCGCCGGGAACCTATTACATGGGCTCCGGCTACCGGGCGTCGCTGCCCAACCGGGTGCGCTGGATCTACATCGCCCCGGGAGCCTATGTGAAGGGTGCCTTCTCGTTTCCCGGCTCGGACAGTGTCTCGCAGTACAAGGTGACGGGTCGCGGAGTGCTCTCCGGGGAGCAGTACGTCTACGAGGCTGACACGACCCAGCCCGGGTACACGCACAGCACCGGCTCGAACTGTCACGGTTCGTGCGTCAAGATGCTGCAACTGTCGGCATCGCCGTACACGAACCAGACGCTCGACCTGGAAGGCGTCACCGTCAACGCCCCGCCGTACCACTCCTTCGTCGTCTACTCGTTCCAGAACGGCGTCGAGGTCGAGCCGCAGAACTTCCGGATGGACGTCTCCAACTACAAGCAGGTCGGCAGCTGGTACTGGCAGACCGACGGCATCGAGCTCTACCCGCACGGCACGATGCGCGACACCTTCTTCCACGCGAACGACGACGTGCTGAAGCTCTATCACAGCGATCTCGACATCCGACGCACGGTCATCTGGAAGAACGAGAACGGTCCGGTCTTCCAATGGGGGTGGGGCCCGCGGTCGATCGACGGGGTGTCCGTGTCGGACACCGACGTCATCCACAACCGCATGGGCTGGAACGACGTGAAGTTCAACACCTGCGTCTTCAACTCGTCCTCGGCCTGGCAGGACATGGGATCGACGTCTTACGCCGACCCCGGACAGACCGTGAAGAACATGACCTTCACCGGCACGCGTGTCGAGGGAGCCGTCAACTGCGGGCTGCGCGTGTTCGCCCAGTCGAACACGGAGAACATCCGGATCGACGGGTTCGCGGTGGATGCCTGGAACCAGCTCGATCCGCCGGCGCAGGCGAGCACGTTCGTGGCCCATGCCAACGCGAGCGGACAGAAGGTGCAGCTCGGTGACGAGATGACCGACCGCAGAGGTCTTCTCCTCCACGACTACACGGTGGGCGGCGTGCCCGTCGTGAAGGCGGGTTCATCCGCGAACTGGGGGGTCGGGCAGCTCGGACGTCTCGCGTTCGGTGCCGACGTCGACGCGAACTGGAACGCCACTGCGACTCCTCCGTCACCCCCGCAGTTGACCGTCGACACCCCTACCGATGCTTCTGTGCTCACGTCGCGCTCGATCGTGGTCTCGGGGCGGACGAATGCCCCCGCGGTCGCGGTCCACATCGATGGTGTGTCGTCGGTGGCTGTGGTGTCGGGCGGTGTGTTTCGCGCGTCGGTGGTGGTCCCCGTGGGGCGCCACTCGGTGGAGGTTGTGGCGACGGGGGCGTCGGGGTTGACGTCGCGTGTGCAGCGGTCGGTGGTGGCGTTCGGGGATCTGGTGGGGTCGTTGAGTGATCCGGCGGGTGATGATCACGGTCCGGGTGGGTATGCGTATCCGTCGGATGCTGCTTTCAATCCCGGAAGCCTCGATCTGACGGGTCTGGGTGTGTATCGCGACGGTGATGTCGTGCGGTTCGTGGTGTCCACGGCGGGGCAGATCCAGAATCCGTGGGGTGGTCAGGGGATGAGCACGCAGCGGGTGAACATCTATCTGCAGGACGGGTCGTCGTCGACGGTGACGGCGTTGTTGCCGGGGACGAACACGTTCGCGCGGGGCGCGTGGTCGCGGGCGATCGTTGCGGATGGGCGTTTCGCCGATACTCCGTTCGGTGCGGGTGTGTTCAATGCGTCGGGTGCGCGGGTGTCGTCGGTGCAGTGGGATGTGGATCCTGCGGGTGCGATCGAGGTGTCGGTGCCGGTGTCGGCGTTGGGCGGAATCGATCTGGGTTCGGTGGGGTATCAGGTGTCGATGCTCAGCAGCACGGAGCCGGGCGAGGGCGTCGGGAATGTGCGTCCTGTGTATAGCGCGGCGTGTGGTGCGGGGGTCGGGTGTCCGGGGTTCGTGGGTCAGTACCGGGGTTCGGGTGGTGCGGGTCAGTTCACGGATGCTGTCGCGTCGCGTGACACGGACACGACCGATTCGAACGCGTTCGACCTGATCACCGGGAACGAGGACCAGAGCGTGGTCATGGACTGGACCCACGGACCCGTCATCGCCCCCTACCTCCCCCTCGACACCGCTCGACGATGA